The Bordetella sp. FB-8 genome includes a window with the following:
- the gudD gene encoding glucarate dehydratase: MSEQNFHSNTPVVTELRVVPVAGRDSMLLNLSGAHGPFFTRNIVLLRDSAGNTGVGEVPGGEAIQKTIGDARAFVVGQSIGNMQAVLNAVRKQFADRDTEGRGLQTFDLRTTIHAVTAIEAALLDLLGQHLGVPVAALLGEGQQRSEVEMLGYLFFIGDRNKTDLPYASGADGRDDWERLRTERAMTPQAVVRLAEAAKMRYGFNDFKLKGGVLAGDAEMEAVTALAERFPEARITLDPNGGWSLAEAIRLCRDKHGVLAYAEDPCGAENGYSGREVMAEFRRATGLPTATNMVATDWRQMGHAVLLQSVDIPLADPHFWTMQGAVRVAQMCNDWGLTWGSHSNNHFDISLAMFTHAAAAAPGKITAIDTHWIWQDGQRLTREPLRIVGGKVQVPQKPGLGVEIDMDELEKAHALYTQHGLGARDDATAMQYLVPNWKFDPKRPCLVR; this comes from the coding sequence ATGTCTGAACAAAACTTCCATTCGAACACGCCCGTGGTCACCGAACTGCGCGTCGTGCCGGTCGCCGGCCGCGACAGCATGCTGCTGAACCTGAGTGGCGCGCACGGCCCGTTCTTCACGCGCAACATCGTGTTGCTGCGCGATAGCGCGGGCAATACCGGCGTGGGCGAAGTGCCGGGCGGCGAGGCGATCCAGAAGACGATCGGCGATGCACGCGCGTTCGTGGTCGGCCAATCCATCGGCAATATGCAGGCGGTGTTGAACGCGGTGCGCAAGCAGTTCGCCGACCGCGACACGGAGGGCCGCGGTCTGCAGACCTTCGATCTGCGCACGACGATCCACGCGGTCACGGCGATCGAGGCCGCGCTGCTGGACCTGCTGGGCCAGCATTTGGGCGTGCCGGTGGCTGCGCTTCTGGGCGAAGGCCAGCAGCGCAGCGAGGTCGAAATGCTCGGCTACCTGTTCTTCATCGGCGACCGCAACAAGACCGACCTGCCGTATGCCAGCGGCGCCGACGGACGCGACGACTGGGAGCGCCTGCGCACCGAGCGGGCCATGACGCCGCAGGCCGTGGTGCGCCTGGCCGAGGCCGCGAAAATGCGCTATGGCTTCAACGATTTCAAGCTCAAGGGCGGCGTGCTGGCCGGCGACGCGGAAATGGAAGCAGTCACGGCGCTGGCCGAGCGCTTTCCCGAGGCGCGCATTACGCTGGACCCGAACGGCGGGTGGTCGCTCGCCGAGGCGATCCGCCTGTGCCGCGACAAGCATGGTGTGTTGGCCTACGCGGAAGACCCGTGCGGCGCCGAGAATGGCTATTCGGGCCGCGAGGTGATGGCCGAATTCCGCCGCGCCACGGGCCTGCCCACGGCCACCAATATGGTCGCTACCGACTGGCGCCAGATGGGCCACGCGGTCCTGCTGCAATCGGTCGACATTCCGCTCGCGGATCCGCATTTCTGGACCATGCAGGGCGCGGTGCGCGTAGCGCAGATGTGCAACGACTGGGGCCTGACCTGGGGTTCGCACTCGAACAACCACTTCGACATCTCGCTGGCCATGTTCACGCACGCCGCCGCCGCCGCGCCCGGCAAGATCACCGCGATCGACACGCACTGGATCTGGCAGGACGGCCAGCGCCTGACGCGCGAGCCGTTGCGGATTGTCGGCGGCAAGGTACAGGTGCCGCAAAAGCCGGGCCTGGGCGTGGAGATCGACATGGACGAGCTGGAAAAGGCGCACGCGCTCTACACGCAGCACGGCCTGGGTGCGCGCGATGATGCGACCGCCATGCAGTACCTCGTCCCCAACTGGAAATTCGACCCTAAGCGGCCGTGCCTGGTGCGCTGA